The following nucleotide sequence is from Strigops habroptila isolate Jane chromosome Z, bStrHab1.2.pri, whole genome shotgun sequence.
AATGCCTGCTTGGCTGCATGATGCAGGTGCTGAAGTGGCCATGGGAGGACGAACTGGCAGATTTGGTAAGAGAAACGAAAATACCTACCAACGCTCAAAGCATGGCCGAGCCGGGCCCGAGGGGCATCCCGTCGACCACAGGGCGCAAACGCTGCTGCAGAAGGTTGCGTGTGTTGCGTGTGTGCGTGCACATGTGCTCAATTACACCTGCGATACTAAAAATCAAAAGCGCGAGTTATCTGCCGCGTTAAACGTAGGGCTTTTAAGGCTTTTCCGAAATGTAAATTGCTGCTGCCTAACAATTGCTAACAATTACTGTTATTCTTTTCAGGGAGGACTCCAAGCCCTGGAGCCGatgctgctgacagcagaaaAGGCGCTTATGGGAGACGGACAGCGTCGGGGACCCCCGTTCTCCCTGAGGTGAGTAGCCCACAACGAGGacctgaccatggcaggggctCCAGACCTATGGCGTGAACCGGATTTATGACAATTAGGCATTTGTGCCTGCTAGGTTTTGAGGGCATATTCTGCTCATTTAGTGCAGTCAGCTTAGGAAAGTCTGTTATTTCCCTTCAAAATATTATgcattgttattattattattgttgtttcATAAATCATAATGGAAAtagtaaaaatgttaaataaattcCGGTTCTTCGAGACAACGAACCTTTAAAACAGGAATACTGGTCTAACTGAGGTTGGAAACACAGTTTATTAGACCCTTACCTATACTGTTCTGTAAAAAGGGTGATCAGATTCTAGCTTCGCCCCATTGCCGTGTCTGGTCCCAGCTCCAACCTGGTTCCCTCAGGCATGGATGCAGGGGCTTGACTGCTGCATCCCTAGTGTTGTCCATGGCTCACTTATGGCTATGCCATGTACTAAGACAGAATACGGTACAATTTAATAAGGTGTTATCATCTCACAGTgcaattttatatatattctatttaaatatatgtataaaatgcCTATCCTAAGCATACTTACAATAAAAAAGCATGAATAGAGACTAAATATAACgtgtttttttcccaacattttatatgtatataattaaaCATAAGCATAttatatataagaaaaaatgaCAGGCAAATACTTAGGCTCGATACATAATAATAACGTTTGTTGCATATACGTGtattatgtgtatttttatataggTATTACATAGATATATTACGTACATAAATGGCATACATATTTATAGCGTGCCAACTTATACGAAGTAATTATAAAGCAATTCTAAAGCATTACATaaactaaatataaaacaaGTGTGAAATTGCTGTAATAAATAACATGTTCCAATACATtataaaaagtatatatattacTTTTAATTCAGTAGGAATGCAAAACGAAGAGAAGTCTTTATCCCCTTTAACTCTCGGCAGGTAGCTCTGCAAAGTGCCCGGGATTTGCGCTGGAGAACGAGACCGGAGCTGTCCTGCTGCCCCGCGTCGCTTCCTCCGCCGCTCAGTCCATGAGGCGCAGGACGGGTGAGTGCAGCCCCGGGAGCGCCTCGGCAGGTCGGCAGGGTCTCCCAGCCGTGCCCGCTGCTGCCGAGGTTTTTACCGCAGCACATCGGCAGGGTTGGGACCAGCCGCGGCGGAGCGGGTGTCCCGCTGGGCCGCGCAGCGGCCATACCGTGAGGTGCCCAGGTCCAGCTTTCCCGTGCCGGGACAGACCGTGAGATACGGGTCAATTCTAACCGCTGCACCcgttcctcctccagcagcaccacttGTTGTTACAACGGGGTTTTTGTTTCGTTACCAAATATGCCACCTTAGAGCTGGGGGAAACCCTGGGCCGAGCTCGGACGTACGAGGTTTTTGTTCCACACTGCTTTCGTTTTGCAACCGTTGtgatttcttcaaaatactgtgAAACTTACAGTATCTTGGGGAAAGTCACCTGCAGGTTGGTAAAACGCCTATTTCTTCGAGCGAGGGCGGCATCGGGCGTGCAGAGACACAATTCCCtctctattttctctttccaggtCAGATGTTTACAACCTTCATGGGAAAAGCCACGGATGCACCACGGGCCCATGTACAGACATGCAGAGCATCTTACGTGGTTTTAAGAAGGTATTTGCCAGAGCCTCAATCGCGCCAGGAAGTCTTAATTCCCCACTGTCCCGGCCGGTTTTGCTAGGGAGAGGCAAAATTGGCTTCAGCGCCCCTTGAGTCCGATATAACTGAAGACTGAAATCAAACGGGGAGCTGTGGGCTTGGGCCGGGagctctcctctccccttcagATGGAGGCCTGGGTCGTGAAAGCAGGGAGCCCCGGGGAAGGAGGATAAACAGAAAGCCCAGACGCGGCCCTGTCAAAACAGGAAGGGTTGAAGGGTTTATTGTGCCACCTCTGTGCGAGAGAGTTccttcatatttatttctcttcacagtGTTGGGACTCTAGTATGAGAAAGGGGAGGCGTGGAGGGCTGTGGAGTTTCAAGTGCAGGATAACGTACAGACACGTGCAAAGTGTAGCGTACAAAACAAGACATGTCCGCCGGTCCTTCATCCGTGTGGAAGCGCGATGCGGGGGTTATTTACAGCAAATGAGTGCTGCTCGACTTCGTGTTTCCCGAGGCGGACACGGGCAATAAATTAGGCCAGGGGGCGGCAGAGGAGGAGGCTAGGCACGGGGCGGCGGGTGGCGGAGGAAGCGGGCCACGGGTCCGTGCGGGCCCCCCGCCGCCACGTCGACGGGGAGGCGGCCGCTGCCGTCGGGCAGGTCGAGGCGCGCCCCGGCGCGGTGCAGCGCCGCCAGCGTCTCCAGGAAGCCGGCGCGGGCCGCGTCGTGCGCCGGGAGGCAGCCGGTGCGCGGGTCCGGGCGGTTGGGGTCGGCGCCgcgctgcagcagcagctcggCCACCCGCGGGCTGCCCAGCATCATCACCTGCGGGGAGAGACAGCGTCAGCGCCCCGCTCAGCTCGGCTTACTCTCCCTCCTTCAGCCCCGCAGGAGCCACGATCGCCAGCTGACAGGAGCGGAAAATCCGCGGGTGGGGCCTAGAGATCAGCTGCGGAGGCGCCACGAACGGCAGAGAGCACGGACCTGGCGAGAGCGTTGCGCAGTCGGGGGAAACCGTCCTTCGCCGCGCCGCGGGATAGGTGAGGCTGAGCGACGCGGTGAGGGGAGCCCCACCGAGGCCGGGGCGTGCGGGCCTGCACCGGGGCTGCTCCGCGACAAGCGTCGGCGGAGGGGCGGCGGGCGCAGGGCACAGGAACCGGCCTTCTGCCAGCGGCCCCCGCGGAAACCGAGGGCAAGTCCCGAGCCGCTTTGCAATGGCCGCCGCGGAACCGTCCCGGGGGAGCGGCTCCCGGGGGTTGACGCCGTCCCGCCCTCACCTGGGAAGCTATTCCAGGAGGTCCTCGGCAAGGGGACACGCGTGTGCGGGGAACCTGCCCCCCCTGCGGCGCGGCGTCCGCGCTGCCCTCGCCCACAGGACAGCCCCAAACCGCACCCTTAGCCTGAGCcccctgcccagtgctgcacCAAAACGCGCCGGAGCCCTCCCTCTCAGGCTCGCCTTTCTCTAAAACTGAATTTTCCGCAGTGCACCTGGCAGCGCGTCCAGCGCACGGGCTAAATCGCTGCTGCGTAAAggtgcagaaaaaaacatgccAGAAGACGGCATCAGGTACGTGTTTCGAGTGATATGCTGCACCGACATTTTGTAGGAGAGAGTTTCGCAAGCACTGGCCGTAAAACTTGAATATAGCTGCACAGATTATTCCAGTTTCgttgtattttgaaaatttaaGAAGAAGCTGGGTAGAAGAAGTAGCTCGGAAATCAACTCAGCTTTATAAATCTAGTGTCTACTGCTCCTCCGGGCACTACACCTATCTACATGTTGACGCGATTGTAAAATGCGGGCAGATCCCCACAAGGATGGAGCGCTAGCTGTTTACCTGTGATGTCTGTGGGGCAAGGCTATTGCAGCCGGATGATTCTGCTTGTAAGGGTTAGTGAATACATGGTGAGAGTCAGTGAATATACCTTTTTTCATGGGAGAGATgagataaaatacaaatagatGTTTAAAGCAGAAGACGAGGTCTTCTGGTAAAGAGGTAAAGAGATCTGACGAAAGGgtaattctttctgaaaagctgacTTGTTACTTTTCATTGCACGTGTATTGAGAGATGAGCATTGAAGTTCTCGGTTTTGAGTCATCCTATCTCATTTGGTTAAAATAAAGTCGAGGGTTGCTAAGACTAAAACCTCTCTGTTGCGGCCGTCACAGACTTTCGCCTTTCCACAACGGCGAGGGGAACCGCTGCGACGCTTCGACAGCAGCCGAGCGCAGCCGTCGGGGGGCGGCCAAACCCGGAGGCTGCTCAGGGCCACCGCTCCTCGGGCATGTAGGGGCCGCTGACCCCGGCCCGCCTCCCGCAAGCCCCGTGTCCCCGGCCTCCCTACCTGGATGGGGGTCCGGCCGTAGGAGTTGACAGCGTTGGGGTCCACCGCGCCGTCCAGCAGCTCCCTTAGGCGCTGCAGGTCCCCGCGGGCGGCGGCGTTGGCCAGCTCGTCCGCTGCCGAGCCGCCCGTTCGCCGCGCCATACTCCGGCCCGCCCCGGCCTCACGCCCGCCGGCGGCCCGGCGCCGCGGAGCGCTGCAGCCGCCGCACGGCCGCTCCACGCTGCCCGCTCTGCGCTGCCCGCGGGTGATCCCGGCCCGCGGAGGGCgccctgcccatgggaaggcCCGGACCCACCGCCGCGCTCCGCCCCTCCGGCGGCCCACGGCAGCCTGGGCAGCGCGGCCCGGCCCCTGCCCGGAGGTGTTTGCGCAGTGCCGTCTCCGCGGCGGCCTCCACCTGCGGGACCCGGCGGAGCCGCCCGCCGCTTGTTTTCTGCGCACAGCTGGTGCCGCTTCGCTCCGCTCctccccggcccggccccgcctcGCTCGAGCGCCGATGTCACCGTCACCACTGCGGAGCGCAGCGGCAGCGGCTAGCCCCGGCCTCGCCCCTCTGGGGCGGAGCACTCTGCGCTGCCCTCTGAGGGCCGGGCTCCGGTGGCGCGGCGGGCGTCCGGCGgcctcttcattttctttcttcttttttatttatttatttattttatttcccccGTCCTTCTCTTGAGGGCAGCAGCGTCTGATACAGTGCCAGGCTGCCCCGAGAGAGGAAGAGGCCGGGGGAAAGGGTAGGGCCAAAAAAAGCAAGGGAGCAAAAGGCTTTACTTGACGAGAGTGGGGTTTAAGACCGGGAGCGGCCGGCGGGCGCGCTCGCCCTAGTGctgcccccctccccgcccTCTCCAGGCACCCACCAGTACCGAAGCGGAGGGAGCGGCCGTAGCCCTCCTTCCCCCGTCTCCGAGGGTGAACTGAGGGCTCTTCCGAGGATTGTTAGTTGGCACAGATGCTAGTAAtggacagcagcacagagaggctGCAAGGGGATACAAACCACGGCTGCGACCTCTCAACCCTCCAGctgtttaaaatttattatgcttattattatgattataattataattatactatatatatagttactactactactattataattactattattattattactattattctTATTACAATGAAATGCAACAGGTCGAGACTTTGAACTCTTCCTCCAAACAAACGCCACGGGGGACGGGCAAGCGCTCCTTCGGCGCAGCAACACGTTTGCCCGGCTCCGCGCACGCCGCCCGGCGGGGACCCAGCCCGGGGCGAGCGGCGAGAAGCAGCGGGAAGCGGCCGGCGCGGAGAGGCGGGATGCAGAGAGGAGGGGCAGGATGCGGCGGGGCGGGGCTAGGCGGTGTGCGTGAGTCGGTGACAGCACCACGGACAGCTCCCGCGCCGCACCGCCCGCCTCGGGCTGacaaaaaaatacccatttATATGCGAATCTCACTGTAACTGCCAATAAACGGAGTGTTTGTGTTGCAATGGGAGGCACAAAAACTCCCCCGGGGGTTAGTGTGCATGATGTTGTGCAAAGACTCAGAGGAAGTAAGAGCTGCTCACTTCTTCATTCGGGTGTGTTTCACAATGTTTCTTTTTGAGATATAAGTGCCCTTGAGTCTTTCACTGAGAAGTATCATGAAAGCGACCTACTTCCTCACCTTAGCGCAAGTACGTTGGTCAGATACATGGAATCTCTAAGCTCAGTCTCTTGGGAAGTTTGTAACCATATTCCACTCCATATTGCCGTTGTCTGCTTTCCAATCCTTTGCCAATCACGCTGCCCGCTTGTTTACCTGCATCTCATCTGAAACAATTAGCACATATTatcaaaacaatgaaattactttctaaTACTTCAGAACGACTCAATCATGCTACCAAAAAGCTCTCTGTTTTCAGTACCAAATGGTGCAGGCGATTTCCACCAGCAGTGAACAGAAGAATGGTAACTGGCATGGCCAAGGAAGACTGTCTATGAAAAGCTTAAGcttgtggttttatttgcaacATATGGCATATTCCTGTAATTGAATCCACCAGCCTAGtgtaaaattattctttttcactCACAGTGGCTACTATTTCTATGCTTAGATAAGTAGAAAGGAGTGGACTTTCAGAGCTTCTTGATTTCACTATTACTATGGTTAAATAATTGAGCATTTATACACAGTGAGGTAATTTCCTAGAGTTCTGggattttttattatattgtatttgcttgttttctttcctctttctttattAATGAACTTGCTATTCAAGCACTGAGTGccataaaaatgagaaaataacaaTATTTCAGACCTCtatagttaaaaaataaaaagaaacaaaaggcagagTTAAATCTATATATGCTGGTATATGCACTGTACAGCGGAAACACCCAAGCAATGAATGCTTTACTTTAGCCTTAAAAGGACTGCAACCTAATTTTGACAGCAGCTGGAGTACACAGCAACACTGCAGAATCAGTTCAGTATAGATATTAAACTGATCCTTATTCTCAACTACAGGATAGCCATGCATTAGTGGTAGAAAAAGGATTCTGACAGGGCTTTAGTGCTAATGATACATccataaagtaaaacaaaccagTCCATGTCTACTGGAATTGTGTAAAAGTTTTAAGCGGGACATGttattttaacaaacaaaaagcatgaaaatcGTGTCTAAAGGAAGATAGACTTCCTAACAAGTTGTTTAATTCTCTTGTTACTACAGGACTGTGAGGTAAATAAGATAACCAAACACCAAAATATTCCTTCACACTGCTTTCAGAAGAAGCTGGTATTTCTTACAAACCTCAAGATGTAACACTGTCAAACACATGACTGACAAGGTAAGTAGTCCTTCCTGCAGTTCATAAAAACCACAGTGTGAGGCGGTAAAGAAGGTAAAAGAAGGCTGTCCTCAAAAAGACTGCTTTTGCaaattcattgctttttctcctgtccAAGAACTGAAAACCCACCCATTGGAGAAAATAAGATATTAGTTGAAAACTGCTTGTTTTGGAGCTGGAATTTCaggcagtgttttccttttgccctGCATATGCAGTTGCTGGTGGAAGGACATTTTCACTGTCCAGTGATGGTAGCTTTAAAGAAGCTGTTACGCAGCTGAAAGTGACTTCTTCCAGTTTCAAAGTTAATCATGGAAGGGTGAGTTGTGCAATcataaatttaataatttaggGGGGCATCATGTCTTTTgtaattgtattaaaaaatgtGTGCTGCAGGCATATTAAATATGGATAAGGACATTGACAAAATGCCAAATTAATAAACCCTCTCAGCAAGTAGGCAGACCTTACAAGCACTGCAGTGATACTGATTTCTAcactcaaaaggaaaaaggagaaatgttgAGAGATTCAGGAAGATAATTGTTAGTATGCATAACATGTAATCAGCTCAGTATTACTCAAAAGCAGCTTACCACAAAGGAAAACGTTACTTGCAGCAGATTTTCTTAGTTTTCACTGATTTGACTCCAGAGAATCTGAAGTTCttccaaaacattattttacaatTAGGCCAAACAGCTCAGTATCACAATGAAATGTAATTTAGCACACATTAATGAGCTTtggattttgaaaaacatgtcaatatttttttttttcggcAGAATAATCTTAATATACCACGCTCTGATAAAGTGGGTGCAGGTGTTATGTTATGTTACTGCTATTACTGGGGGGAATAGATGTCATTGAGTCCTTTAGGAAATCCCCAGGGATGTCTGCCAAGAAGAATGGAGTATCATAACAGGAATATTTAGAGATACAGTGGTAaggatttgaaaacaaaacaaagtcatacaaataaaaaaaacaggcagaaagtttttaaaatccTCAAGCTGGATGATAATATGACTGCAAGAGCAGTAGGCTTCCAGTGTCTAGAAACACCAGCTGTTCACAGGCCATTCTTACTGACTGCATCTCACAGTAGTTACGTGCTGGCTCTGGCAGTCTGCTTACTGGTAAGGTGGCCGCTTGGTGTTCTACTCCAATACTAATTGCCTTTATCAGGGAGACTTAACCTTATCAGGGGAGAATCTGGCTTTGTGAAAAAGTCTGTTTCTTCCTTGATTTCTTCTGCTTGGTCTGTCAAGAAATTGGGCTAGTTGGTTATCAGtgggcagaaaaaaatgttattggCAGGTTTGTCACAGGTACGTTTTCTTCCAGCTAAAACCTATTAGGGAGTTATGCCTGGAGTAGGACGTTCTGTTCTTCCCTCAGCTAGGTCTCTTTCtttgggagggaggaagataaACAGCACTGTTGACTTAGCCTTCCTTGtccagattaaaataaatatgcaaattaatcagaacagaaaaacatgaTGATTTTGGATTTCTTTCAAGTGGAAGTATAAGCACTAGGTCCAATTtagttgtttctctttttagcAGTATTGAAACTATTTGGAAGTAGATTTTCTCTATTTTACCTGGTTGTTCTCTATTTTACCTGGTTGTTCTTTATGTATTCTTTCAAACAATGTAGACACAAGCACTACAAAACACTGCATAGACACATGTCTGGCAGTTTTATGGCTATTTGCCTAGCTGTGTTTGCAATGAGTTCTCTGTGTGCACTGTTACTCTTATTGAAGGGGTAAGCGTTACAAATTCAGTGAGAGGGACCTTGAAACTTGATTCCAGGTTTGGTTACCATGTTGAAGATTCCATTGCTTCACTGGGGCTTTTTGACAAAGCATTCTCCCAAAATAGCTGAATCAGTGGCAGAGGAAGCAGTCAAACTAGAACAAATCAGTGACTTTATTATATCAGAGAAAGGTACcagaagcagaagctgttttGGCTGCAAGCTACCAAAACACAAGCAGATGCTAGCAGACTCTGTAAGCTATCCTTGATTTTGTTATTTGGGATTTAGTTTTGTTCCACTAGAAAGAGTTTAGTGAATATTTCTGAGTTTTTTACTTGGCAGCTGTGCCTGTCCTACCTTTGAGTACAGAACACAGGGAGGAACtcaagacatttttaaaaagctgaccTGCAAATAATTgtattaaattacttttgtcttgcttttgaaaagcccatgaagttttaagaaaaagaaaagcattaagagttttctttccctctagCCCACTCTTCTCCGTATATCATCTTCCAAATTAGTTATTAGGAATACCAATACCTTCCTAAGCTGGCTGGCAGACCACTGAGGATATGAAGAGTCTGTTTACTGTTAGTTCAGCTATTGTAAAGCCCAAGCCATGGGTCACCATGTAACACACTAAATTATCACACtataaaccccaaatattttgGTGATCTTTAGCTTGTCTATTAATGATATCAGTTCCTAGGGTTGTATTTTCAAATCTACTGCAAAAAGCTAAGATTTTACCTAATCACGTAAGCCCAGGAACTGGAACTAttaaaaaagcaggaaacaggATAACGTCACTCCCCAGAATGGCCACAccaaagcacttaaaaattcATCAGTGTGGTGGAGCAGTGGTTTGACTCTAGCTACAGCATTCTTTTTCCAGAGCATTCACTAAATGCTAGAAGTGTTTAGCTGAAAATAGAACAATATTTTCAATTCCttgagtattttctttccagatgttGAACTTTCAGTTCCGTGCATCTTTGCAAGTCATGATTTAACCCATTCTGCAGGCTTCATACAGCCTTCCAAACTAAAGTAGATGTGTGCTTTGAAAAGTCATTGGAAAGTAACTTCCTTTCCAACTTTACCTGACGTCTTTTAAACATCAGAAATAAGCCTGCCCACTGGCTTTGTCTTTTGCTATTTATCATTGAAAGCCCTTTTGCAATGGCTGTAGGGCAGAAACATGGAGGTGCAGATGATATACGAGGCTTTGGTCAAACCCCACTGTTAGGCACACAGAAGCATATACTTCTtgtgcagggatgggatggtgCTTGGCACTTGGACTTCTTTACTATCATGCAGTTTTCACATACTGTAGCACATCTGACAAGACCCATTATCCAGTTAACTTGTTTACAGAGGGTTTACACAACTAAAATAAGCTTCAGTAAAATGTTGAGCGCCTATTGCATGTGCAGCAACTGTCCCTACAACATAGGCTTTGTAGAGCTCATACTTGCTGCTGAAATGCTTATGCTGGGTGAATTAGATACTGTTAAGTCTTTCCTACATTTTTAAGATGTGATGTAGTCTCTCTGTGCTCCACCTTGGATTTACTGGTGTTTCTGTCTCATGTCTTGTGACCAGAAGTATATCCTTTCTACAGTTTTGGACACAGTTAAATGTCCTGTTTTACTAGTAAGACTTTTCTGTTTGAACAGTTTCAGGGAATGCTTTGTTATGGTTAGCTCTGTAGTTGCAGCTGATAGTGAAAGCTAACATCTGCCACAGTAAAATAAGACTAATCAGGCAACCAGATCTG
It contains:
- the CDKN2B gene encoding cyclin-dependent kinase 4 inhibitor B — protein: MARRTGGSAADELANAAARGDLQRLRELLDGAVDPNAVNSYGRTPIQVMMLGSPRVAELLLQRGADPNRPDPRTGCLPAHDAARAGFLETLAALHRAGARLDLPDGSGRLPVDVAAGGPHGPVARFLRHPPPRA